In Astyanax mexicanus isolate ESR-SI-001 chromosome 5, AstMex3_surface, whole genome shotgun sequence, a single window of DNA contains:
- the LOC111189983 gene encoding uncharacterized protein LOC111189983: MESHLQACLDGSCVTHTPAPAEVPSCTSAASSSHSSIPHSTLPIAPSVKVGSSELLSSAPKISSTSSGLPPHPSLASHKEAQTTSPSRVTCPHCTAVVRKKNLQVHIFRKHSEAKPDITSASHLESVSVDATNGVCAVQRSRHGFSVPVHVQKKTWGKKQFTGCELEECYQYHLLAQRSGCAFSHCEHIRSLDYCSFTATEEVLEERVLDEKVHHKIFGLPKKNLCLEKQKAAMSTHVPLCVEVPLSGSSQTKCLSIYEPVKKHFSRLGRIMVTYNPKTKSWHCPCSKPRMSCVHKSIGKWHLFQTQKHLFETDSPAAATDQPTTQPVYPPTDHLERVVRYIFAQKKIPSKLPEEVTAPRAQYNYQTKLLPTETTCTFCPGHPALENPVMITNKARVVGIGGIIDDVSTYFRQCALCQMVYRYQEWEAGLHNFDDHVVLTLELCIFLRQNLQNHTAVSRAIHSLEGLRGVKFPSRDAILHAYCHFKALTSHDYTYACVNCGYYPAVVVMDLHKKGVFSMAVSDIKEPPKNFKGEVNIEEFWNSVSVEMIARGFVPSRAKNPLAVYPSYEFWAPWIGRHTRKGDNVRNTECEKVLPAQPSPEAELIMVTEERLVDELKKQKVGTVRKLCKACHIDPRGSRDDLIIRLQQEMKNRHTYDKVFQKICGASGGWCVIACPHGVVYSLKFNLRAESPRDFTDLLLSWKHIPNVSVYDFAPGLATHANLRFPTIIPFHPHEGRLAEPTSENISAAQKGKLQVSLPWLVEKSQNSDSSGHPITGASSHYVLYDKLHESNTKDQKDILRRINLVPELQSSLNSQVAEQLFGSIRKNNYFLNNMYPSTHVFLMRNIMQHRNVAVNHHLLETQLKRGLMDQLINNTTLNELGQAVLVQTTQAQQSGVMSVEQVESVEQVEKVESVESVEQESPEPMQPFTLESSCDAEYETCGMQCEAHTKLQNVKACRDFWSLKLHPDQEKLLSYVLDGKRPRKELIVKTGSICLVREDFFTLGMAQEMDANTLQRNLQLGTMRSNRMFLHENPTFDTKMKQLRDGHISVFDEQQVILKGKLHMDCGVRRRGSCGSAPRRSAKPCLSQLVRMRTG, from the exons ATGGAAAGCCATTTACAGGCTTGTCTAGATGGATCATGTGtgacacacacacctgcacctgCAGAAGTACCTTCTTGCACATCTGCTGCATCTTCATCACATTCCTCAATTCCACATTCTACCTTGCCCATTGCACCTTCTGTAAAAGTCGGTTCTTCTGAGCTTTTATCATCTGCTCCTAAAATTTCTTCTACATCCTCAGGTCTTCCACCACATCCATCACTAGCTTCTCACAAAGAGGCTCAAACAACATCACCTTCAAGAGTAACGTGTCCTCACTGCACTGCAGTTGTACGTAAGAAGAATTTACAAGTTCACATTTTCAGAAAACACTCTGAAGCAAAACCTGATATAACTAGTGCCTCACATTTGGAGAGTGTTTCTGTGGATGCCACCAATGGTGTGTGCGCTGTTCAAAGAAGCAGACATGGGTTTTCTGTACCTGTCCATGTTCAGAAAAAGACTTGGGGGAAAAAACAATTTACCGGCTGTGAATTAGAAGAGTGTTACCAATACCATCTTCTAGCACAACGGAGTGGATGTGCTTTCAGCCACTGTGAACATATTCGTTCACTTGACTATTGTTCTTTCACGGCAACAGAAGAGGTTCTTGAAGAGAGGGTTCTTGATGAAAAGGTACATCATAAGATATTTGGTCTACCAAAGAAGAATCTGTGCTTAGAAAAACAGAAAGCAGCCATGTCAACTCATGTACCGCTGTGTGTAGAAGTACCACTCAGTGGCTCCTCCCAAACCAAGTGTCTGTCCATTTATGAGCCAGTGAAAAAGCACTTCAGTCGTCTTGGTAGAATAATGGTGACCTACAATCCAAAGACCAAATCATGGCACTGTCCTTGTTCTAAGCCAAGGATGTCTTGTGTGCACAAAAGTATAGGAAAATGGCACTTATTTCAAACTCAGAAACACTTATTTGAGACCGATTCACCTGCTGCAGCAACAGATCAGCCCACTACCCAGCCTGTCTACCCACCAACAGACCATTTGGAACGTGTAGTGCGGTATATTTTTGCACAGAAAAAAATTCCATCCAAACTTCCAGAAGAAGTGACAGCTCCCAGAGCACAATATAATTACCAAACAAAGCTGCTTCCAACAGAGACCACATGCACTTTCTGTCCAGGACATCCTGCCTTGGAAAATCCGGTTATGATAACAAACAAAGCCCGGGTTGTGGGTATAGGTGGCATTATTGATG ATGTGTCAACTTACTTCAGACAATGCGCACTGTGTCAGATGGTGTATCGTTATCAAGAGTGGGAAGCAGGACTCCACAACTTTGATGACCATGTTGTGCTTACCTTGGAACTGTGCATTTTTCTGAGGCAGAACCTACAA AACCATACTGCAGTGTCCAGAGCTATACATTCACTGGAGGGACTTCGGGGTGTTAAATTTCCATCCAGAGACGCCATTCTCCATGCATATTGCCATTTTAAAGCTCTCACAAGCCATGATTACACATATGCATGTGTTAATTGTGGCTACTACCCAGCAGTTGTGGTCATGGATCTACACAAAAAGGGAGTCTTCAGCATGGCAG TGAGTGACATTAAGGAACCTCCTAAAAACTTCAAAGGAGAAGTCAACATTGAAGAGTTTTGGAATTCTGTCAGTGTTGAAATGATTGCTCGTGGCTTTGTGCCTA GTCGTGCCAAAAATCCCTTGGCTGTTTATCCGTCTTACGAGTTTTGGGCACCGTGGATTGGCAGACACACCAGGAAAGGAGATAATGTGCGTAATACTGAGTGTGAAAAAGTATTGCCTGCTCAACCAAGTCCAGAGGCAGAGCTGATTATGGTGACGGAGGAACGTCTTGTGGATGAACTCAAAAAACAAAAG GTAGGCACAGTGCGCAAACTGTGCAAGGCTTGTCACATAGACCCTAGAGGGTCACGTGATGACCTCATTATTAGACTGCAACAGGAGATGAAAAACCGGCATACATACGACAAGGTTTTTCAGAAAATCTGCGGTGCTTCTG gtgGATGGTGTGTCATTGCATGCCCTCATGGTGTGGTGTACAGCTTGAAATTCAATCTGCGGGCAGAAAGTCCTAGGGATTTCACAGACCTCCTTTTGTCATGGAAACACATACCAAATGTGTCTGTCTATGATTTTGCTCCTGGATTGGCCACACATGCAAACCTCAGATTTCCAACCATCATACCATTCCACCCACATGAAGGACGGTTGGCTGAGCCTACATCTGAAAATATCTCTGCCGCGCAGAAAGGTAAACTCCAAGTGTCTCTACCTTGGCTGGTCGAAAAGTCCCAAAATTCAGATTCCAGTGGCCATCCCATCACCGGGGCTAGCAGTCACTATGTACTGTATGATAAGCTGCATGAGTCCAACACAAAGGATCAAAAGGACATCTTAAGGAGAATCAATCTCGTCCCAGAACTGCAAAGTTCACTAAACAGCCAGGTAGCAGAGCAATTGTTTGGAAGTATAAGAAAAAACAATTACTTCCTGAACAACATGTACCCCTCCACACATGTGTTTCTGATGAGAAACATCATGCAGCATCGCAATGTAGCTGTGAACCATCACCTTTTGGAGACACAGCTGAAGAGAGGACTAATGGACCAGCTTATTAACAACACCACTCTGAATGAGCTTGGGCAAGCAGTTTTAG TTCAAACTACACAAGCACAGCAGTCAGGTGTGATGTCAGTGGAGCAAGTGGAGTCAGTGGAGCAAGTGGAAAAAGTGGAGTCAGTGGAGTCAGTGGAGCAAGAATCCCCAGAACCCATGCAGCCCTTCACACTTGAGTCGTCATGTGATGCCG AATATGAAACCTGTGGGATGCAGTGTGAGGCCCACACAAAGTTGCAGAATGTGAAAGCATGCCGGGATTTTTGGTCTTTGAAATTACACCCTGATCAAGAGAAACTG ctttCCTACGTCCTAGATGGAAAAAGGCCAAGAAAAGAGCTCATTGTCAAAACAGGATCAATCTGTCTTGTTAGGGAGGATTTTTTTACTTTGGGCATGGCACAAGAAATGGATGCCAAC ACACTACAAAGGAACCTACAGTTAGGAACAATGAGGTCCAACAGGATGTTCCTACATGAGAACCCCACATTTGACACAAAGATGAAACAGCTGCGAGATGGACACATTTCTGTGTTTGATGAACAACAG